TTTTTATTATATTTTTCTTAAAAAGTTTTTATAAAATTTAAATTAGATTATTTCAAATCCTTTATGTATAATATGTAAAGGCTCTAGCTTTTGATTTCCTATTCTTTTTTCACCTTCGCAATCTTCAAATATGAATTTCCCTTCTTTTAATTTGAATATTGCAATATTTGCAAATGCATCAGGTTTTAATGTTCCTATTTTGCCTAATTTACCTATGATTTCTGCAGGCTTTGTTGTGCTTGCTTTTATTACTTCATCTAAAGACATTCCAAGTAATAGAAACTTTGACATAGTGGTAGGCATATCATACACAGGTCCATTAATATTATCAATCCATAAATCTGTACTTATTGTATCTGGCATTATTCCTTCAGCAATAGCTTTTTCAGCAATCTTCCAAGAAAAAGATTTTTTACCATGTCCAACATCTAATATAACTCCTCTTTTTATTGCTTCAAAGAATTCTGGAAAAATTTTTCCATCATCATCAAGTAATCCAATATGTCCTCCTTCTTCTTTTCTAATAGGAGCATATAAATGAGTTAATATATCGCCTTTCTTTAAAAAATTTAAAGAATCAGGAGTAAAGCGATTTTCACTCATAATAAGACATTTTGCTTTATCTGCTGCTTTTCTAGCAAGTTCAAGTCCAGTTATATGATGATGTGCCCATTTTATCCCTAAAATGATATCACGATTTTTCTCTATTGTTTTTACAGTATTCTCAATATTTATAAAAAGTGGTGTGAAAATTCCATTTAAGCATGTTAATAATTCTGGCCATCTTTCTGTATCTCTTTCCATAAACTCAATCATTCCTAAAGATTCGA
This genomic window from Nitrososphaerota archaeon contains:
- a CDS encoding amidohydrolase/deacetylase family metallohydrolase, producing MYDLIIKNGTVIDPSQDLHEKKDIAISNGKIEAIESSIAPIDTKKVIDASNMIVVPGLIDLHTHVSYNVIMLSIDPESSCLMKGSTTVIDAGSTGYLNFTPFKKYVIEKSKCQIFAMLNIESLGMIEFMERDTERWPELLTCLNGIFTPLFINIENTVKTIEKNRDIILGIKWAHHHITGLELARKAADKAKCLIMSENRFTPDSLNFLKKGDILTHLYAPIRKEEGGHIGLLDDDGKIFPEFFEAIKRGVILDVGHGKKSFSWKIAEKAIAEGIMPDTISTDLWIDNINGPVYDMPTTMSKFLLLGMSLDEVIKASTTKPAEIIGKLGKIGTLKPDAFANIAIFKLKEGKFIFEDCEGEKRIGNQKLEPLHIIHKGFEII